Proteins encoded together in one Dermacentor variabilis isolate Ectoservices chromosome 2, ASM5094787v1, whole genome shotgun sequence window:
- the Shc gene encoding SHC-adaptor protein isoform X3, with protein MATGLATQLGSGPSRAPPQPHPAPSGFVSRPARGWLHTDQQVLGPGVTYAVRYIGCLDVKMSMKSLDFDTRSLIAKECITRVCEAAGLRPVDKKRKVDRRLQRMLADRPNLDYAGSNVTLCVTSSNLTLAVVESGQVIADHSMPNISFASAGDTETLDFVAYVAKDGQNARACFVLECSGGVLAQDVISTIGHAFELRFREFMRTAPPPGLPPKRPETVAPSKDDPDYYNDLPGKIPPEAPPPPVPPLPDYRTEPTTDSSKDPLREALPSAPVNLPPQPNARKVSRDTNLIDLSGEELPPVPIVQRHEYVNMGQDTGMSKNGILDPFDMPPVAPPPGGVAQEEAWHRATLEREVWFHGAISRKEGESRLAHDGDFLVRESHNSPGQFVLTGMQNGARRHLLLVDPAGVVRTKDRTFDSVSHLVNFHRDNALPIISAESALVLKTPVPRPR; from the exons ATGGCGACCGGCTTGGCGACCCAGCTGGGAAGCGGTCCCAGCAGGGCGCCCCCGCAGCCCCACCCGGCGCCGTCTGGATTCGTGAGTCGACCTGCCCGGGGCTGGCTGCACACGGACCAGCAGGTGCTCGGACCGGGGGTCACGTACGCCGTCAGG TACATTGGCTGCCTTGATGTGAAAATGTCGATGAAGTCGCTGGATTTTGATACGAGGTCCCTGATCGCAAA AGAATGCATCACGAGGGTCTGTGAAGCAGCAGGACTGAGACCTGTGGACAAAAAGAGAAAG GTGGATCGGCGCCTGCAACGGATGCTGGCTGATCGGCCAAACTTGGACTATGCTGGCTCGAACGTCACACTCTGTGTCACTAGCTCCAATCTGACGCTAGCTGTTGTGGAGAGTGGTCAAGTCATTGCCGACCACAGCATGCCCAACATCTCATTTGCTTCTGCTGGTGACACG GAAACCCTGGACTTTGTGGCATACGTGGCCAAGGACGGGCAGAACGCACGGGCTTGCTTTGTGCTGGAGTGTTCGGGTGGTGTGTTGGCGCAGGATGTCATCTCAACTATTGGGCATGCCTTCGAACTTCGCTTTAGAGAGTTCATGCGCACTGCACCACCACCGGGGCTGCCACCGAAAAG GCCAGAGACTGTGGCACCGTCAAAAGATGATCCCGATTACTACAATGACCTTCCTGGCAAGATACCACCTgaggcaccaccaccaccagtgcCACCTCTGCCCGACTACCGAACAGAGCCTACAACTGAT AGCAGCAAGGATCCTTTGAGAGAAGCATTACCAAGTGCACCAGTGAACCTTCCGCCTCAACCGAATGCACGCAAGGTGTCCCGCGACACGAACCTCATTGACTTGAGTGGAGAGGAGCTCCCGCCAGTACCAATTGTTCAACGCCATG AATATGTCAATATGGGTCAGGACACTGGAATGAGCAAAAACGGCATCTTGGACCCATTTGATATGC CTCCCGTAGCACCGCCGCCAGGTGGTGTGGCCCAAGAGGAGGCCTGGCACCGTGCCACTCTGGAGCGGGAGGTGTGGTTCCATGGCGCCATCAGCCGCAAGGAGGGCGAATCACGTCTCGCCCACGACGGCGACTTTCTGGTGCGCGAGTCACACAACTCGCCGGGGCAGTTTGTGCTTACGGGCATGCAGAATGGAGCTCGCCGGCACTTGCTTCTCGTGGACCCAGCAGGCGTA GTTCGTACAAAGGACCGCACTTTCGACAGCGTTAGCCACCTCGTGAACTTTCATCGGGACAATGCTCTTCCCATCATCTCAGCGGAGAGTGCACTTGTCCTGAAGACTCCTGTGCCAAGGCCTCGCTGA
- the Shc gene encoding SHC-adaptor protein isoform X1, with protein MRARGGYGPANHVVVNGPRRASVSNCARVRLPPSDRSPVRVAVADCIDRTSGGRTLGKKSAALQSAGSTKSPKSGGPLGRRRGDQQSQQQQQQQSHQQQQHQSQPPQQRSLLSGGVVSEGGVGGVLRRARTGAGASGAAQGPGAGPAPSFVRHLEANLRRKEDPALLHQGSSVHAAGDDAALLADGAERYTRLPQGSACVSSSPPQCQAPPTPASPAPSPSSRTSSSNGPSAVITSPSSSASSPVPAVSPAAPSNLAAPSPPPPPQQQPEASRSPVPRGRTSRMATGLATQLGSGPSRAPPQPHPAPSGFVSRPARGWLHTDQQVLGPGVTYAVRYIGCLDVKMSMKSLDFDTRSLIAKECITRVCEAAGLRPVDKKRKVDRRLQRMLADRPNLDYAGSNVTLCVTSSNLTLAVVESGQVIADHSMPNISFASAGDTETLDFVAYVAKDGQNARACFVLECSGGVLAQDVISTIGHAFELRFREFMRTAPPPGLPPKRPETVAPSKDDPDYYNDLPGKIPPEAPPPPVPPLPDYRTEPTTDSSKDPLREALPSAPVNLPPQPNARKVSRDTNLIDLSGEELPPVPIVQRHEYVNMGQDTGMSKNGILDPFDMPPVAPPPGGVAQEEAWHRATLEREVWFHGAISRKEGESRLAHDGDFLVRESHNSPGQFVLTGMQNGARRHLLLVDPAGVVRTKDRTFDSVSHLVNFHRDNALPIISAESALVLKTPVPRPR; from the exons ATGCGTGCGCGCGGTGGCTACGGGCCAGCAAACCACGTCGTCGTCAACGGGCCCCGTCGTGCGAGCGTGTCGAATTGCGCAAGAGTTCGGCTTCCCCCCTCCGACAGAA GCCCCGTGCGTGTCGCCGTGGCCGACTGCATCGACCGCACCAGCGGTGGCCGAACCCTTGGCAAGAAGAGCGCCGCGCTTCAGTCGGCCGGCAGCACCAAATCTCCCAAATCTGGAGGGCCGCTCGGCCGTAGGAGGGGCGACCAGCAgtcccagcagcagcagcagcagcagtcccaccagcagcagcagcatcagtccCAGCCTCCTCAGCAGCGCTCCTTGCTGAGCGGCGGCGTCGTCTCCGAGGGCGGCGTGGGCGGCGTCCTGCGCAGAGCGAGGACGGGCGCCGGGGCCAGCGGGGCGGCGCAGGGCCCGGGCGCGGGGCCCGCGCCTTCCTTTGTGCGGCACCTCGAGGCCAACCTGCGCCGCAAGGAAGACCCCGCGCTGCTGCACCAGGGATCCTCCGTGCACGCCGCCGGAGACGACGCGGCGCTGCTCGCCGACGGCGCCGAGCGGTACACGCGCCTGCCTCAGGG GAGCGCATGcgtgtcgtcgtcgccgccgcagtGCCAGGCACCTCCGACTCCTGCTAGCCCCGCACCGAGCCCTTCTAGCCGGACGTCGTCGTCCAACGGTCCCTCCGCTGTGATAACCTCGCCCTCGTCTTCTGCCTCGTCGCCGGTGCCCGCGGTATCGCCGGCCGCGCCGTCAAACCTTGCGGCCCcttctccgccgccgccgcctcagcAGCAGCCCGAGGCGAGCCGGAGTCCGGTTCCCCGCGGCCGCACAAGCCGGATGGCGACCGGCTTGGCGACCCAGCTGGGAAGCGGTCCCAGCAGGGCGCCCCCGCAGCCCCACCCGGCGCCGTCTGGATTCGTGAGTCGACCTGCCCGGGGCTGGCTGCACACGGACCAGCAGGTGCTCGGACCGGGGGTCACGTACGCCGTCAGG TACATTGGCTGCCTTGATGTGAAAATGTCGATGAAGTCGCTGGATTTTGATACGAGGTCCCTGATCGCAAA AGAATGCATCACGAGGGTCTGTGAAGCAGCAGGACTGAGACCTGTGGACAAAAAGAGAAAG GTGGATCGGCGCCTGCAACGGATGCTGGCTGATCGGCCAAACTTGGACTATGCTGGCTCGAACGTCACACTCTGTGTCACTAGCTCCAATCTGACGCTAGCTGTTGTGGAGAGTGGTCAAGTCATTGCCGACCACAGCATGCCCAACATCTCATTTGCTTCTGCTGGTGACACG GAAACCCTGGACTTTGTGGCATACGTGGCCAAGGACGGGCAGAACGCACGGGCTTGCTTTGTGCTGGAGTGTTCGGGTGGTGTGTTGGCGCAGGATGTCATCTCAACTATTGGGCATGCCTTCGAACTTCGCTTTAGAGAGTTCATGCGCACTGCACCACCACCGGGGCTGCCACCGAAAAG GCCAGAGACTGTGGCACCGTCAAAAGATGATCCCGATTACTACAATGACCTTCCTGGCAAGATACCACCTgaggcaccaccaccaccagtgcCACCTCTGCCCGACTACCGAACAGAGCCTACAACTGAT AGCAGCAAGGATCCTTTGAGAGAAGCATTACCAAGTGCACCAGTGAACCTTCCGCCTCAACCGAATGCACGCAAGGTGTCCCGCGACACGAACCTCATTGACTTGAGTGGAGAGGAGCTCCCGCCAGTACCAATTGTTCAACGCCATG AATATGTCAATATGGGTCAGGACACTGGAATGAGCAAAAACGGCATCTTGGACCCATTTGATATGC CTCCCGTAGCACCGCCGCCAGGTGGTGTGGCCCAAGAGGAGGCCTGGCACCGTGCCACTCTGGAGCGGGAGGTGTGGTTCCATGGCGCCATCAGCCGCAAGGAGGGCGAATCACGTCTCGCCCACGACGGCGACTTTCTGGTGCGCGAGTCACACAACTCGCCGGGGCAGTTTGTGCTTACGGGCATGCAGAATGGAGCTCGCCGGCACTTGCTTCTCGTGGACCCAGCAGGCGTA GTTCGTACAAAGGACCGCACTTTCGACAGCGTTAGCCACCTCGTGAACTTTCATCGGGACAATGCTCTTCCCATCATCTCAGCGGAGAGTGCACTTGTCCTGAAGACTCCTGTGCCAAGGCCTCGCTGA
- the Shc gene encoding SHC-adaptor protein isoform X2: MLRCFTLPAYRTLKEEDADVQGPVRVAVADCIDRTSGGRTLGKKSAALQSAGSTKSPKSGGPLGRRRGDQQSQQQQQQQSHQQQQHQSQPPQQRSLLSGGVVSEGGVGGVLRRARTGAGASGAAQGPGAGPAPSFVRHLEANLRRKEDPALLHQGSSVHAAGDDAALLADGAERYTRLPQGSACVSSSPPQCQAPPTPASPAPSPSSRTSSSNGPSAVITSPSSSASSPVPAVSPAAPSNLAAPSPPPPPQQQPEASRSPVPRGRTSRMATGLATQLGSGPSRAPPQPHPAPSGFVSRPARGWLHTDQQVLGPGVTYAVRYIGCLDVKMSMKSLDFDTRSLIAKECITRVCEAAGLRPVDKKRKVDRRLQRMLADRPNLDYAGSNVTLCVTSSNLTLAVVESGQVIADHSMPNISFASAGDTETLDFVAYVAKDGQNARACFVLECSGGVLAQDVISTIGHAFELRFREFMRTAPPPGLPPKRPETVAPSKDDPDYYNDLPGKIPPEAPPPPVPPLPDYRTEPTTDSSKDPLREALPSAPVNLPPQPNARKVSRDTNLIDLSGEELPPVPIVQRHEYVNMGQDTGMSKNGILDPFDMPPVAPPPGGVAQEEAWHRATLEREVWFHGAISRKEGESRLAHDGDFLVRESHNSPGQFVLTGMQNGARRHLLLVDPAGVVRTKDRTFDSVSHLVNFHRDNALPIISAESALVLKTPVPRPR; this comes from the exons GCCCCGTGCGTGTCGCCGTGGCCGACTGCATCGACCGCACCAGCGGTGGCCGAACCCTTGGCAAGAAGAGCGCCGCGCTTCAGTCGGCCGGCAGCACCAAATCTCCCAAATCTGGAGGGCCGCTCGGCCGTAGGAGGGGCGACCAGCAgtcccagcagcagcagcagcagcagtcccaccagcagcagcagcatcagtccCAGCCTCCTCAGCAGCGCTCCTTGCTGAGCGGCGGCGTCGTCTCCGAGGGCGGCGTGGGCGGCGTCCTGCGCAGAGCGAGGACGGGCGCCGGGGCCAGCGGGGCGGCGCAGGGCCCGGGCGCGGGGCCCGCGCCTTCCTTTGTGCGGCACCTCGAGGCCAACCTGCGCCGCAAGGAAGACCCCGCGCTGCTGCACCAGGGATCCTCCGTGCACGCCGCCGGAGACGACGCGGCGCTGCTCGCCGACGGCGCCGAGCGGTACACGCGCCTGCCTCAGGG GAGCGCATGcgtgtcgtcgtcgccgccgcagtGCCAGGCACCTCCGACTCCTGCTAGCCCCGCACCGAGCCCTTCTAGCCGGACGTCGTCGTCCAACGGTCCCTCCGCTGTGATAACCTCGCCCTCGTCTTCTGCCTCGTCGCCGGTGCCCGCGGTATCGCCGGCCGCGCCGTCAAACCTTGCGGCCCcttctccgccgccgccgcctcagcAGCAGCCCGAGGCGAGCCGGAGTCCGGTTCCCCGCGGCCGCACAAGCCGGATGGCGACCGGCTTGGCGACCCAGCTGGGAAGCGGTCCCAGCAGGGCGCCCCCGCAGCCCCACCCGGCGCCGTCTGGATTCGTGAGTCGACCTGCCCGGGGCTGGCTGCACACGGACCAGCAGGTGCTCGGACCGGGGGTCACGTACGCCGTCAGG TACATTGGCTGCCTTGATGTGAAAATGTCGATGAAGTCGCTGGATTTTGATACGAGGTCCCTGATCGCAAA AGAATGCATCACGAGGGTCTGTGAAGCAGCAGGACTGAGACCTGTGGACAAAAAGAGAAAG GTGGATCGGCGCCTGCAACGGATGCTGGCTGATCGGCCAAACTTGGACTATGCTGGCTCGAACGTCACACTCTGTGTCACTAGCTCCAATCTGACGCTAGCTGTTGTGGAGAGTGGTCAAGTCATTGCCGACCACAGCATGCCCAACATCTCATTTGCTTCTGCTGGTGACACG GAAACCCTGGACTTTGTGGCATACGTGGCCAAGGACGGGCAGAACGCACGGGCTTGCTTTGTGCTGGAGTGTTCGGGTGGTGTGTTGGCGCAGGATGTCATCTCAACTATTGGGCATGCCTTCGAACTTCGCTTTAGAGAGTTCATGCGCACTGCACCACCACCGGGGCTGCCACCGAAAAG GCCAGAGACTGTGGCACCGTCAAAAGATGATCCCGATTACTACAATGACCTTCCTGGCAAGATACCACCTgaggcaccaccaccaccagtgcCACCTCTGCCCGACTACCGAACAGAGCCTACAACTGAT AGCAGCAAGGATCCTTTGAGAGAAGCATTACCAAGTGCACCAGTGAACCTTCCGCCTCAACCGAATGCACGCAAGGTGTCCCGCGACACGAACCTCATTGACTTGAGTGGAGAGGAGCTCCCGCCAGTACCAATTGTTCAACGCCATG AATATGTCAATATGGGTCAGGACACTGGAATGAGCAAAAACGGCATCTTGGACCCATTTGATATGC CTCCCGTAGCACCGCCGCCAGGTGGTGTGGCCCAAGAGGAGGCCTGGCACCGTGCCACTCTGGAGCGGGAGGTGTGGTTCCATGGCGCCATCAGCCGCAAGGAGGGCGAATCACGTCTCGCCCACGACGGCGACTTTCTGGTGCGCGAGTCACACAACTCGCCGGGGCAGTTTGTGCTTACGGGCATGCAGAATGGAGCTCGCCGGCACTTGCTTCTCGTGGACCCAGCAGGCGTA GTTCGTACAAAGGACCGCACTTTCGACAGCGTTAGCCACCTCGTGAACTTTCATCGGGACAATGCTCTTCCCATCATCTCAGCGGAGAGTGCACTTGTCCTGAAGACTCCTGTGCCAAGGCCTCGCTGA